One part of the Candidatus Glassbacteria bacterium genome encodes these proteins:
- a CDS encoding ABC transporter ATP-binding protein — protein MRKPESNGFWASVKPLGIYLQPHRKWFTIGLLFAFLTNSLGMLSPLVIKLGIDAIEKNRGVRILLLAVAGVVALTAVQGVFRFLMRKILIGISRKIEYKIRADLFDHLQTLSLSFYQHSRIGDILSRATNDLNEVRMLLGPAIMYTFQTLVTILFALPVMMYIDWKLTLLSFLPLVFVAMSYNKIGAMVHDRSKQVQQQLSEITARVQENLSGMRVIKSFTREESEIAHFDEMNREYLDRNMRLVIVSGLLRPLMSLLAALSMLVVMGYGGLLIIRGTITLGDFTAFLLYLGMMYWPMIAIGFVLNIIQRGRASLGRIMEIFGTASDIADPVEPSPEITGADSVRGDISIRHLTFTYPGSEQPVLKDISIDVPAGSTLAVIGPVGCGKSTLLNLIPRLFNPEKGSVLVEGVDVLDWPLKLLRGSIAAVPQDTFLFSVSIRDNFAYGLESDPGEKQIREAVRMAGLEDDIAEFPNQIDTLLGERGINLSGGQKQRTTIGRALMLDSPILLLDDCFSSVDTQTEDRILRSLSHFSGRRTTLIVSHRISTIKHADQIVVLEDGRTTQRGTHEELLAQDGYYASLYEKQLLQERIERIS, from the coding sequence TTGCGAAAACCGGAAAGCAACGGATTCTGGGCCTCGGTCAAGCCCCTTGGAATATATCTCCAGCCCCACCGCAAATGGTTCACCATCGGGCTGCTCTTCGCGTTCCTGACCAATTCGCTGGGTATGCTTTCGCCCCTGGTGATCAAGCTCGGTATCGATGCTATCGAGAAGAACAGAGGCGTCAGGATCCTGCTGCTGGCGGTGGCCGGCGTTGTAGCGCTCACGGCCGTCCAGGGCGTGTTCCGTTTCCTGATGCGCAAAATCCTGATCGGGATCAGCCGGAAGATCGAGTACAAGATCAGGGCCGATCTGTTCGACCATCTCCAGACACTCTCACTCTCGTTTTACCAGCACTCGCGGATCGGGGATATTCTCAGCCGGGCCACCAATGATCTCAACGAGGTCCGCATGCTGCTCGGCCCGGCGATCATGTACACGTTCCAGACCCTGGTAACGATTCTGTTCGCCCTGCCGGTGATGATGTATATCGACTGGAAGCTGACCCTGCTCAGTTTTCTGCCGCTGGTATTTGTGGCCATGAGCTACAACAAGATCGGCGCCATGGTCCATGACCGCTCAAAACAGGTCCAGCAGCAGTTGAGCGAAATTACCGCCAGGGTTCAGGAAAACCTGAGCGGCATGCGGGTAATCAAGAGTTTCACCCGCGAGGAGAGCGAGATAGCCCATTTCGACGAGATGAACCGTGAATACCTGGACCGCAACATGAGACTGGTAATTGTCTCCGGACTGCTGCGGCCGCTGATGAGCCTGCTGGCCGCACTTTCGATGCTGGTGGTGATGGGCTACGGCGGCCTGCTGATTATCCGCGGGACGATAACCCTAGGCGATTTCACGGCTTTCCTGCTGTACCTGGGGATGATGTACTGGCCGATGATCGCGATCGGCTTCGTGCTGAATATCATCCAGCGCGGACGGGCCTCGCTGGGCCGGATCATGGAGATTTTCGGCACCGCCAGCGATATCGCCGACCCCGTCGAACCCTCACCGGAAATCACCGGAGCCGATTCCGTGCGCGGCGATATCTCGATCCGCCACCTGACTTTCACCTACCCGGGCAGCGAACAACCGGTATTGAAGGATATCTCGATTGACGTTCCGGCCGGGAGCACGCTGGCGGTGATCGGACCGGTGGGCTGCGGGAAAAGCACCCTGTTGAACCTGATCCCGCGACTGTTCAACCCGGAAAAGGGCAGCGTATTAGTGGAGGGCGTGGACGTGCTGGACTGGCCGCTCAAGCTGCTGCGCGGTTCGATAGCCGCCGTGCCCCAGGACACGTTTCTGTTCTCGGTCAGTATCCGCGACAATTTCGCCTACGGGCTTGAGTCCGATCCGGGCGAGAAGCAGATCAGGGAAGCAGTGCGGATGGCGGGGCTGGAGGACGATATCGCCGAGTTTCCCAACCAGATCGACACCCTGCTGGGCGAGCGCGGGATCAACCTCTCCGGCGGCCAGAAACAGCGGACAACTATCGGCCGGGCGCTGATGCTCGATTCGCCGATCCTGCTGCTGGACGACTGTTTCAGCAGCGTGGACACCCAGACCGAGGACCGGATTCTGCGCTCCCTGAGCCATTTCTCCGGCAGACGGACCACGCTGATTGTCAGCCACAGGATCAGCACGATCAAGCACGCTGACCAGATTGTGGTGCTGGAGGACGGCCGAACAACCCAGCGCGGCACCCACGAGGAGTTGCTGGCACAGGACGGCTACTACGCCTCGCTCTACGAGAAGCAGCTGCTCCAGGAGAGGATCGAGAGGATAAGTTGA
- a CDS encoding ABC transporter ATP-binding protein: MKFVVLGAIALLASSGCQLIEPYLVKVGIDRYILPGDTKGLVGLLWIYLAVALGDFIFSFIQAYITNYLGQKTMYNLRMDIFGHLQRLSLRYFDRNPVGRLVTRATSDVEVLNQLFSTGLVTVIGDLAMIAGIMLAMLLLHWKLALLIFSILPVLLVVTFYFRGKLREAFRLVRARIARINAFLQEALSGISVIQLFNQQDKTRDKFDVLNAENMDAHLNTVFYYALFFPLMELIGAFATAIILWYGGVNVMEGTLTFGVLVAFIQYSGKFFRPISDLSEKYNIFQAAAASSERIFNLLDTRQIIPEPDSPVWLDRVEGRVEFRDVQFAYNEGEPVLKGVGFTVEPGEKIAIVGSTGAGKTTIINLLARFYDIRGGEITIDGTDIRKLSKKMLRQNIGIALQDVFIFSGTVKSNIALGEDDPSMERILEASKAIGAHGFISRLPGGYDHVLTERGSTLSVGQRQLLSFTRVMYTSPSILVLDEATSSVDTHTEHVIQAALERLITGRTSLVIAHRLSTIRHVDRILVMHHGRIAETGTHEELLARRGIYFNLYQLQYRDQEVALPEA; the protein is encoded by the coding sequence ATGAAGTTTGTCGTGCTCGGCGCGATCGCCCTGCTGGCCAGCTCCGGCTGCCAGCTGATCGAACCCTACCTGGTCAAGGTCGGTATCGACCGCTACATACTGCCCGGCGACACAAAGGGACTGGTTGGCCTGCTGTGGATCTACCTGGCGGTGGCTCTCGGCGATTTCATCTTCAGTTTCATCCAGGCGTATATCACCAACTACCTGGGTCAGAAAACGATGTACAATCTGCGGATGGATATTTTCGGCCACCTGCAGAGGCTCTCCCTGCGCTATTTCGACCGCAACCCCGTGGGCCGGCTGGTTACCCGCGCCACCAGCGACGTGGAGGTGCTGAACCAGCTGTTTTCCACCGGCCTGGTTACCGTGATCGGCGACCTGGCGATGATTGCCGGGATCATGTTGGCGATGCTGCTGCTGCACTGGAAGCTGGCCCTGCTCATATTCAGTATCCTGCCGGTGCTGCTGGTGGTCACGTTCTATTTCCGCGGCAAGCTGCGCGAGGCGTTCCGGCTGGTGCGGGCCAGGATCGCGCGGATCAACGCGTTCCTCCAGGAAGCACTCAGCGGTATAAGCGTGATCCAGTTGTTCAACCAGCAGGATAAAACGCGGGACAAATTCGATGTACTTAACGCGGAAAACATGGACGCCCACCTCAATACCGTGTTCTACTACGCGCTGTTCTTCCCGCTGATGGAGCTGATCGGGGCGTTCGCCACCGCAATTATCCTCTGGTACGGAGGAGTGAACGTGATGGAGGGTACGCTGACCTTCGGGGTGCTGGTGGCCTTTATCCAGTACTCCGGGAAATTTTTCCGGCCGATCAGCGACCTTAGCGAGAAGTACAACATCTTCCAGGCCGCCGCGGCCAGCAGCGAGCGTATATTCAACCTGCTGGACACCCGGCAGATCATCCCCGAACCCGACAGCCCGGTGTGGCTGGACCGGGTGGAAGGCCGCGTGGAGTTCCGCGACGTGCAGTTCGCCTACAACGAGGGCGAACCGGTACTCAAAGGGGTCGGATTTACCGTGGAGCCTGGAGAGAAAATCGCGATTGTCGGGTCAACCGGCGCGGGCAAGACCACGATTATCAACCTGCTGGCCCGGTTCTACGATATCCGGGGCGGGGAAATCACAATCGACGGGACAGATATCCGTAAGCTGAGCAAGAAGATGCTGCGCCAGAATATCGGCATCGCCCTGCAGGACGTGTTCATTTTCAGCGGAACGGTCAAGAGTAATATCGCCCTGGGCGAGGACGACCCCTCGATGGAGCGGATACTCGAAGCGTCGAAAGCGATCGGCGCCCACGGGTTTATCAGCCGTCTGCCGGGCGGTTACGACCACGTACTCACCGAACGCGGCTCCACGCTCAGCGTGGGCCAGCGCCAACTGCTCTCGTTCACCAGGGTGATGTACACCAGCCCGAGTATCCTGGTGCTGGACGAGGCGACCAGCAGCGTGGACACCCACACCGAGCATGTGATCCAGGCTGCCCTGGAACGGCTGATCACCGGCCGCACCAGCCTGGTGATCGCCCACCGGCTCTCCACAATCCGCCACGTGGACCGGATCCTGGTGATGCACCACGGCCGGATTGCCGAAACCGGGACCCACGAGGAGCTGCTGGCCAGGCGAGGGATTTATTTCAACCTCTACCAGTTGCAGTACAGGGACCAGGAAGTTGCCCTGCCCGAGGCGTGA
- a CDS encoding formylglycine-generating enzyme family protein: MKLNGMTKYAPWLLLALLIAGPTSPLPAGSRLGKVTGIMGEVVAINLGSLHGVRQGLRGRVFKFDEEKQTVNVARIQVIGVEDESCLARITQQLTDSVRVGQFVDIDGTVSPRSLQRVDVVAELEEAARNYFAAKHYTEPDSANCLNVCNELLQRDPGNRLAQELKRQMGRNYDAWAEQESYNGYFTYALIYYARIRKIDPSQERIYPLIWDIIDLIDVESEVVLVDIEPGRPPDYYYSIGYQYYQNGQFDKAIRYYQWILDRHMYNDLAATEGIELCRDMQRLLADLRRIRRQRAALEAEQQRQIDQESLQARKRLEQARYYITVAEEKYRQRDWTGALVYYLKLLDIFPDDSIAMQRRENISKADMVMIPAGEFSRGSSEREIGEVKVDFSSNNMLNRELPKNWVYLDSFLIDRYEVTNRQYRDFVAGTDHSPPLMWQNGTYPEGKGDHPVVYVSWLDAKAYAGWIGKRLPTEREWEKAARGANGFQWPWGDQFYPHRANAKESGKGTTMPVGSYVNGTNEYGVMDLAGNVWEWVEDRLEPYESYDYELLYFPRGYYKIQRGGSFKTTGDYTRGAFRGAGELDQLYSDVGFRCTREVVIRTESPEAE, from the coding sequence ATGAAACTCAACGGGATGACTAAATACGCGCCCTGGCTGTTACTCGCTCTTCTGATAGCCGGGCCGACAAGTCCCCTGCCGGCAGGCAGCCGCCTGGGCAAGGTGACGGGTATCATGGGCGAGGTGGTCGCGATCAATCTCGGCTCCCTTCACGGTGTGCGCCAGGGATTGCGCGGCCGGGTGTTCAAGTTCGACGAGGAAAAGCAGACAGTTAACGTGGCGCGGATCCAGGTAATCGGCGTGGAGGACGAAAGCTGTCTGGCACGGATTACCCAACAGCTGACCGACAGTGTCAGAGTGGGGCAGTTTGTCGATATCGATGGTACTGTCAGTCCGCGTTCCCTGCAGCGGGTGGACGTTGTCGCCGAGCTGGAGGAAGCCGCGCGCAACTATTTCGCCGCCAAGCATTACACCGAACCCGACAGCGCCAACTGCCTGAATGTCTGCAACGAGCTCCTCCAGCGCGATCCCGGCAACAGGCTGGCCCAGGAACTCAAGCGTCAGATGGGTCGCAACTACGATGCATGGGCCGAACAGGAAAGCTATAACGGCTATTTCACATACGCGCTGATCTATTACGCCAGGATCAGGAAAATCGATCCCTCCCAGGAGCGGATCTACCCGCTGATCTGGGACATTATCGATCTGATCGACGTGGAGAGCGAGGTTGTCCTGGTGGACATTGAACCGGGCCGTCCGCCGGATTATTACTATTCGATCGGGTATCAGTACTACCAGAACGGCCAGTTCGATAAGGCGATTCGTTATTACCAGTGGATTCTCGACCGACATATGTATAACGACCTCGCCGCCACCGAGGGAATCGAGCTGTGCCGCGATATGCAGCGGCTCCTGGCCGACCTGCGCCGGATCAGGCGGCAGAGAGCCGCGCTCGAAGCCGAGCAGCAGCGCCAGATCGACCAGGAAAGCCTCCAGGCCCGCAAGCGGCTGGAGCAGGCGCGCTATTATATCACGGTGGCGGAGGAAAAGTACAGGCAGCGGGACTGGACTGGAGCGCTGGTTTATTATCTCAAGCTGCTGGATATCTTCCCCGACGATTCGATAGCGATGCAGCGCAGAGAGAATATCAGCAAGGCCGACATGGTGATGATTCCGGCCGGGGAATTCAGCCGCGGCAGCAGCGAACGGGAAATCGGCGAGGTTAAAGTTGATTTCTCGAGCAACAATATGCTGAACAGGGAACTGCCCAAGAATTGGGTCTATCTCGATTCATTCCTGATCGACCGCTACGAGGTAACCAACCGCCAGTACCGCGACTTTGTCGCCGGCACGGACCACAGCCCGCCGCTGATGTGGCAGAACGGCACCTATCCCGAGGGTAAGGGCGACCACCCGGTTGTTTATGTCTCCTGGCTTGATGCCAAGGCCTATGCGGGTTGGATCGGCAAGCGCCTGCCTACCGAACGCGAATGGGAGAAAGCCGCGCGCGGCGCCAACGGGTTCCAGTGGCCCTGGGGAGATCAGTTTTATCCCCACAGGGCTAACGCAAAGGAGAGCGGCAAGGGGACCACCATGCCTGTCGGCAGCTACGTCAACGGCACCAACGAATACGGAGTGATGGACCTGGCCGGCAATGTCTGGGAGTGGGTCGAGGACCGGCTCGAACCCTATGAAAGCTATGATTATGAACTGCTGTATTTCCCGCGCGGTTATTACAAGATACAACGCGGGGGATCGTTCAAAACCACCGGCGACTATACCCGCGGAGCATTCCGCGGAGCAGGTGAGTTAGACCAGCTTTACAGCGACGTGGGCTTCCGCTGCACCCGCGAAGTCGTAATCAGAACCGAAAGTCCGGAAGCCGAATAA